The genomic stretch TGCTAAGGCTTCATCGGGTCTAATCCCTTCACCTTTCTTGATAACATTTCAATAAGTTATTGAACTTTGTGAGTACAAATATATGTTCAGAAAAATTTAATATCCTAATAAAATCGTAACTATTTTTTTACGGCTACAAATTTCACATTTTATTATACTAAGTTTTAATTATTCCTTAAAAACAGCGTTTTAAAACTCTTAAAATTGATTTATTGATGATGCTATCATAAATAATTATGATAAAAAAGTGTGGCTTTTAATTTTATAGTGTACTTTTGCAGTCGAATTAAGAGGAAAAATTTGAACTGATTGCAACCTCAATAAAAAAATGCTAAAGCAGTAATTATCTACTTCTTTTAGCGACTATGCAATCAATTTTAATTTCCTACAACATTTAAAAGAAGAATATTATGTCATATTTATTTACCTCAGAAAGTGTTTCTGAAGGACATCCTGATAAAGTAGCAGATCAAATTTCTGATGCTTTAATAGATAATTTTTTAGCCTTTGATAAAACAAGTAAAGTAGCTTGCGAAACATTAGTTACAACTGGGCAAGTTGTATTGGCTGGAGAAGTAAAATCTAAAACTTATTTAGATGTACAGCAAATTGCAAGAGATGTAATTAATAAAATTGGTTATACAAAAGGAGAATATATGTTCGACGGAAATTCTTGCGGTGTTTTATCTGCAATTCACGAACAATCGCCAGATATTAACCAAGGTGTTGATAGAGCAAAACCAGAAGAACAAGGTGCTGGAGACCAAGGAATGATGTTTGGTTATGCTACAGATGAGACAGAAAACTACATGCCTTTGGCTTTAGAATTGTCTCACAGGCTTTTAATTGAATTAGCAGCTTTAAGAAGAGAAAACAAAGACATTACTTACTTAAGACCAGATGCTAAATCTCAAGTAACTATAGAGTATTCTGATGATAATGTTCCGCAAAGAATTGATGCGATTGTAATTTCTACTCAACATGACGATTTTGACAAGTCTGATGATGTTATGTTAGCAAAAATTAAAAAAGATATCGTTGAAATTTTAATTCCTAGAGTTGTAGCAAAATTACCTGCTCATATTCAAAAATTATTTACAGATAATATTACGTATCACATCAACCCAACAGGCGTTTTTGTTATTGGTGGACCTCATGGAGATACAGGTTTAACTGGTAGAAAAATTATTGTTGATACTTACGGTGGTAAAGGTGCACACGGTGGTGGTGCTTTCTCTGGAAAAGACCCTTCTAAAGTAGACAGATCTGGAGCTTATGCAACTAGACATATTGCAAAAAATTTAGTTGCTGCCGGTTTATGTAAAGAAGTTTTAGTACAAGTTTCTTATGCAATTGGTGTTGCAAAACCTACAAGTATTAACGTAGAAACCTATGGTACAGCAACTGTTGGTTTATCCGACGGAGAAATCAGTAAAAAAGTAGAAGAAATTTTTGACATGCGTCCTTATTTTATAGAACAACGCTTAAAATTAAGAACGCCAATTTACTCTGAAACTGCTGCATATGGCCACATGGGTAGAACTCCAGAAATTAAAACAGTAACTTTTTCTAATCCAATGGGAGAAACTGTTTCAGAAGAAGTAGAAACTTTTACTTGGGAAAAGTTAGATTATGTAGACAAAGTAAAAGCGGCATTTAATCTATAAAATTAAACAAACTTTTAAAAGCCTTTAGGTATATCTAAAGGCTTTTTTTATGCTCAAAATTTAACAGTAAGCAGGTTTTCTCTTTAACAATTTTTTAAGAAGTCTTAACTTTTTGTTTACGTAACTTCGAAAGTTATAATATTAATCAAATATATCATGACAAAAAAAATACTTACTAGGCTGCTTTTAGTAGCTTTCGTATTTGGTTTTTCTACTGAATCTTCTGCTCAATTTTGGAAGAAAAAGAAAAAAGAAGCACCGAAAACTGCAGCAAAACCGAAACCTAAACCTAAAAAAGGTGGAATTCAGCCTTATAGTAAGGTAGTAACCAAAGAACACAAAACAGACGAAGGTTTGTTTAAAGTGCACCAAAAAGATAATTCTTATTTATTTGAAATACCAGATTCTCTTTTAAGAAGAGAAATGTTAATGGTAACAAGAATTGCTAAAACTGCCAGCGGTATTGGTTTTGGTGGTGGTAAAACAAACACACAAGTTTTACGTTGGGAGAAAAAAAATAAACAAATCTTATTAAGAGTTGTTTCGCATAGCGTTGTTGCAGATACTTTGTTACCTGTGCACGAAGCGGTAGTAAACTCTAACTTAGAACCAATTTTATTTTCTTTTCCTATCAAAGCATTTAGTAAAGATTCTACTGCAACTGTTATAGATGCAACTTCTTTATTTTCTACAGATGTAAAACCTTTAGGTTTCCCTAATTTTTACAGAAGAGCTTACCAAGCTACTAGAATGGATAAGACTCGTTCTTACATAGATAGAGTAAGTAGTTACCCAAGAAACATAGAAGTAAGACATGTAAAAACTTACTTTGCAAACAAAGCGCCATCTAATAGTGCGGTTGGTTCTATTACTTTAGAAATGAGTAATTCTATGGTTTTATTACCAAAAGTACCAATGAAACGTAGATATTTTGACGAACGTGTTGGTTGGTTTGCTAGAGGTCAAACAGATTATGGTTTAAAAGATCAAAAAAGTAAAACGGTTAGATATTTAGATAGATATCGTTTAGAAGTTAAAGATGAAGATATCGAGAAATTTAAAAGAGGAGAATTAGTAGAGCCTAAAAAACAAATTGTTTATTACGTAGATAGAGCAACTCCTAAAGAATGGGTACCATATATTATACAAGGTGTTAACGACTGGCAAGTAGCTTTTGAAGCAGCTGGTTTTAAAAATGCTATTGTTGGTAAAATGGCACCAACTAAAGAAGAAGATCCAGAGTATAGCCCAGAAGATGTGCGTTATTCTGTAATTAGATATTTAGCATCTCCGATTCCTAATGCAAACGGACCTCACGTAAGTGACCCAAGATCTGGAGAGATTTTAGAATCTGATATTAACTGGTATCATAATGTAATGACTTTATTACACAACTGGTTTTTTGTACAAACAGCTGCAATTAACGAAGACGCAAGAAGCAATAACTTTAAGACAGAAACTATGGGACGTTTAATTCGTTTTGTTTCTTCTCACGAATTAGGTCATACTTTAGGTTTACCTCATAACATGGGAAGTTCTGTAGCTTATCCTGTAGACTCTTTACGTTCTGCAACTTTTACAAAAAAATATGGTACTGCCCCATCTATTATGGATTATGCTCGTTTTAACTATGTTGCACAACCAGAAGATAAAGGTGTTGCTTTAATGCCAGACATTGGTCCTTATGATAAATACTCTATCAATTGGGGTTATAGACCAATTTTAGACAAGACTGCCGAAGAAGAAAAAGAAACTTTAGATAAGTGGATTTTAGATAAAGCAGACAACCCAATGTATCATTTTGGTCGTCAGCAATTTGGCGTTGTAGATCCAAGTGCACAAACTGAAGATTTAGGAGACGACGCTATTAAGGCGAGTGATTATGGTATTAAAAATTTAAAAAGAATTTTACCTAGATTAGAAGAGTGGACTACAGAAAAAGGACAGACTTATGACGAAATGGCTACAATGTATGGTCAAGTTATTGGTCAGTTTGGTAGATACATGGGACATGTTTCTTCTAATGTTGGTGGTATTTACGAAAACTATAAAACTGCAGATCAAGAAGGTGCTGTTTACACACATGTAGACAAAGCACATCAAAAAGCAGCTTTAAAATTTGTAATCAATCAATTATTTAAAACCCCTACTTGGATGTTAGACAAAGACCTTTTCTCTAAAACACAATCTAGTGGTGCTTTAGAAAGAGTTAGATCTTTACAAGTAAGAACTTTAAATAGTCTTTTAAGTGCAGATAGAATGGCACGTATGATAGAAAATGAAACTTTAAATGGCGCTAAAGCTTACAATTTAGTTTCTATGTTTTCTGATGTAAGAAAAGGTATTTGGTCTGAATTATATAGCGGTAGAACTATAGATACATATAGAAGAAATCTTCAAAAAGCACATGTAGAGCGTTTAGACTTTTTATTAAACGATGCTAAAAACCAAAGAGGACGTTTTGGAACACCATCTGTAAATGTTGGTCAGTCTGATATTAAATCTTTTGCAAGAGGAGAATTAACTAGATTAAAAAGAGATGTTAGAAATGCAGCTTCAAGAGCTTCTAACACAACTTCTCGTTACCACTTACAAGATGTTTTAGCTAGAATTGAAGTAGCTTTAGATCCAAAGTAAGAAAAAAATTAATGTTCATTTAAAAAACCACGCCCAATTTTGGCGTGGTTTTTGCTTTTTAAATCGAAAAAAATAGCATGAAAAAAATTACCTTTTTATTTTTTCTTACCTCGTTTGTAAACTTTTCGCAAGAAAAAATCTCTTTTAAAGTTTTAGATAAACAAACTAAAAAACCCGTTGTATATGCAACGGTTATGTTAAAAAAAATAAAAAGAGGCACGCATGCAGATGTAAATGGTAAATTTCAAATTCCAATAAAATATAAATCAAACGGAATTATAAGAATTTCTTCTATCGGCTATAAAACCAAAGAAATTAAATTATCAGCATTAAAAAATAAAAAAGAGCATATAGTTTATTTAACTGTTTATAATAACAGTCTTAACGAGGTAGTCATTTCAACATCAATAAAGAAAAGAAAGAAAAAACTTTTAGGTGTACAAATTGTTAGAAAAGCAATAGAAAACATCTTAAATAACTACCCTACAGAACCACATTCTTATATTGGTTATTACAGAGATTACCAACAACCAGTTGGAGACTCTTATCAGAAAAAAAATAATTATAAAGAAAAAATAGATTACATAAATGTTAACGAAGCAATAATTGAAAC from Polaribacter marinaquae encodes the following:
- a CDS encoding zinc-dependent metalloprotease — its product is MTKKILTRLLLVAFVFGFSTESSAQFWKKKKKEAPKTAAKPKPKPKKGGIQPYSKVVTKEHKTDEGLFKVHQKDNSYLFEIPDSLLRREMLMVTRIAKTASGIGFGGGKTNTQVLRWEKKNKQILLRVVSHSVVADTLLPVHEAVVNSNLEPILFSFPIKAFSKDSTATVIDATSLFSTDVKPLGFPNFYRRAYQATRMDKTRSYIDRVSSYPRNIEVRHVKTYFANKAPSNSAVGSITLEMSNSMVLLPKVPMKRRYFDERVGWFARGQTDYGLKDQKSKTVRYLDRYRLEVKDEDIEKFKRGELVEPKKQIVYYVDRATPKEWVPYIIQGVNDWQVAFEAAGFKNAIVGKMAPTKEEDPEYSPEDVRYSVIRYLASPIPNANGPHVSDPRSGEILESDINWYHNVMTLLHNWFFVQTAAINEDARSNNFKTETMGRLIRFVSSHELGHTLGLPHNMGSSVAYPVDSLRSATFTKKYGTAPSIMDYARFNYVAQPEDKGVALMPDIGPYDKYSINWGYRPILDKTAEEEKETLDKWILDKADNPMYHFGRQQFGVVDPSAQTEDLGDDAIKASDYGIKNLKRILPRLEEWTTEKGQTYDEMATMYGQVIGQFGRYMGHVSSNVGGIYENYKTADQEGAVYTHVDKAHQKAALKFVINQLFKTPTWMLDKDLFSKTQSSGALERVRSLQVRTLNSLLSADRMARMIENETLNGAKAYNLVSMFSDVRKGIWSELYSGRTIDTYRRNLQKAHVERLDFLLNDAKNQRGRFGTPSVNVGQSDIKSFARGELTRLKRDVRNAASRASNTTSRYHLQDVLARIEVALDPK
- the metK gene encoding methionine adenosyltransferase; its protein translation is MSYLFTSESVSEGHPDKVADQISDALIDNFLAFDKTSKVACETLVTTGQVVLAGEVKSKTYLDVQQIARDVINKIGYTKGEYMFDGNSCGVLSAIHEQSPDINQGVDRAKPEEQGAGDQGMMFGYATDETENYMPLALELSHRLLIELAALRRENKDITYLRPDAKSQVTIEYSDDNVPQRIDAIVISTQHDDFDKSDDVMLAKIKKDIVEILIPRVVAKLPAHIQKLFTDNITYHINPTGVFVIGGPHGDTGLTGRKIIVDTYGGKGAHGGGAFSGKDPSKVDRSGAYATRHIAKNLVAAGLCKEVLVQVSYAIGVAKPTSINVETYGTATVGLSDGEISKKVEEIFDMRPYFIEQRLKLRTPIYSETAAYGHMGRTPEIKTVTFSNPMGETVSEEVETFTWEKLDYVDKVKAAFNL